GCGATGTGGTCGTTGCCATTTTGGGAGCGGCAGACGCGCAGGGTGTCGTATCCGCTGTTGGCGCTGGCGAAGACGAGCAGGTGAAAGCGGTTGATGTCTCCGCCGAGGCGCGCGTGGATTTCAATGGTGGAAGCGAGGGGCGGGGCAGTGCTTTGAGGGAGATTGGTCCAGCCATCTGCGGGCGATAGTGCGGGGATGGGTTCTATGCTTCGCTGTCTTCTGCGAACGGCTGTGCCGTCGTGGTCCATTTCCACGATTTCTTCGACGTGTTCGGCGGTGGTATAAGCCTGTGATGCGGCGATTTCATAGTCGGTGCTGGCGTGTCCGGGGTGACCAAAACCGTCGATTACATATCCTTTTTCCACGCCTGATGGATGCGCTGCCGGATAGTGCAGGGCAACGCCTTTGAGTCCTTCGCGCTCGAGGGCGTTCCACAGGCGCTGGGCGTTGTTGGCACGGCCGTGAAAAGAGTTGATGCGTTCGCCAGGACCTACTTCGACGCGCCAGCGCGTGACACTGTGTGTGCCGGTGTGTGCGCCAGTGGAGAGGGTTGCCCAGTTGGTGGGTGTCCAGACCGGGAAGGAGGGGAAGGTTTCGTTGACTGCGCCCTCGTCGAGCAGGCGTTTAAAAGTTGGGATGACGCCTTCGTCGGCAAAGTATTTCATCATGGGGGTGATAAAGCCGTCCATGCCGTAGGCGATGATTTTTTTTGACATAGTTGTTCCTTTTGGGATGGGGTTAAATCGGGCGACGGGTCAGGCTGAAGGTTTGAGCGGTCGGTCCCCCGTCGGGTTGGGTGGCTAAGAAGAGGGCGAGGGGGACGACGTCTTCGGGCGCTTTGACGACTTCGCTGGGTGCAAAGGGCGGTGGACCGCCCACTCTCATGCGATCTCCGGTAAGATGTGTGGCTACCGGGCCTGGGATGAGTTCGTTGACTGTGATGCTGTGCTCCCAGACTTCTTCGGCCAGGCATTGGGTGAACATCCACATGCCGGCTTTGCCGACGTTATACGCAGAATTGCCCGCTCTGGGGCGGTGGCCCATGCCCGATCCCACGTTGATAACTCTGCCACCGCCGGATTCGATCATGAGGGGTAGCAGGGCGTGCGAGACGAGGTAGGCGCTGATGCAGTTTACGGCGATGGTTTCGATCCAGGGATCGGGATTGCTGTCGAGGATGCTGTTGCGCTCTATGCCGCCGCCCGCGTTGTTGACGAGGATGTCCAGGCGGTCAAATTCTCCGCGGACTTTTTCTGCCAGCGCATCTACGCTCTGGCGGTTGGTGACATCGGTAGGTACGGGCAGAACTTTGCGACCGAGGGCACGAATTTCTTCGGCAACGGCGTCGAGTTGTTCGGTCGTGCGTGCGGCGAGTATGAGGTCGGCTCCTTCTGTGGCAAAGGCGATGGCAATGGCGCGACCAATACCCCGCCCGCTGCCGGTGACGAGTGCGACTTTTCCAGTGAGTTGTGACATGCGGTCTCCTTGAGGAATCTGCGAATCAACGAATCAACGAACCCCGCCCATCCTCCCAAAATCAGTATGTCTCTCCATTCGTCTATGAACTGGTCTGGGAAACGACCAGTTTTACCCCGCTCCGTCTATTCGCGCTTTTTCAGTTTACCAATCAACGACCGATCCATCGTCGGGGTGAAGGGATCTTTGATTGGTCCAGTCGTGGCCAATTTTGTCTTCCATTTTGTCGTCGTCCAGTTCAATGCCAAGGCCGGGACCTTTGGGCAATTCGACGTAGCCGTCTTTGAATTGGAACGGTTCTTTGAGGTAGTCTTCGCCAAACATGGTGTGTTCTTGCGCGAGGAAGTTGGGTATGCTGGCGTCGAGTTGGATGCAGGCGGCTAATGAAATGGGGCCGAGTGGGCAGTGTGGGGCAACGGCTGCGTAATAGGATTCGGCCATGCCTGCGATCAGACGGGTCTCGAAGATGCCGCCAGCGTGTGACAGGTCGGGTTGTATGATGGAACAGGCGCGTTTTTCGAGGAGGTCGCGGAAGCCCCATTTGGTGAAGATGCGTTCGCCCGTTGCGATGGGCAAGTGGGTTTTGCGCGCGAGTTCTGCCATGCCTTCTATGTCTTGACACTGGATGGGTTCTTCGACAAACATCGGCTGGTAGGGTTCGAGGGCTTTGATGAGTATGGCAGCGGTTTGTGGTGATATGGCGCCGTGAAAGTCGATGGCGATGTCAAAGTCCGGCCCGCCCGCTTCGCGCATGGCGGCAAATGTTTCGACGGCGTGATCGATAAAGGCCGGGGTTTCGACGATGCGCGCCGGGCGAATTTTGGCCGGTCCGGTCTTTATGGCGATAAATCCTTGTTTTTTGCGCTCTTTTACTGCGGCAGCAGCCTGTTCGGGTGTGCCGCCCCCTCCTGTGCCTTTGTACATTTTGATGCGGTCGCGCAGGGGGCCGCCGAGCATTTCATAGATGGGCATGTTCGCGGCTTTTCCGGCGAGGTCCCAAAGTGCTTGTTCAACACCGGATAGAGCACTGGTGAGAATGGGTCCGCCGCGATAAAATGCATGGCGATACATGGCCTGCCAGTGATGGACCACGCGACGGGGGTCTTTGCCGATGAGATAGGGTTCGAGTTCTGCTACGGCTTGAGCGCAGGTACGGGCGCGTCCTTCGAGGATAGGTTCGCCAAGGCCAATGA
This genomic stretch from Gemmatimonadota bacterium harbors:
- a CDS encoding SDR family NAD(P)-dependent oxidoreductase, with translation MSQLTGKVALVTGSGRGIGRAIAIAFATEGADLILAARTTEQLDAVAEEIRALGRKVLPVPTDVTNRQSVDALAEKVRGEFDRLDILVNNAGGGIERNSILDSNPDPWIETIAVNCISAYLVSHALLPLMIESGGGRVINVGSGMGHRPRAGNSAYNVGKAGMWMFTQCLAEEVWEHSITVNELIPGPVATHLTGDRMRVGGPPPFAPSEVVKAPEDVVPLALFLATQPDGGPTAQTFSLTRRPI
- the dgoD gene encoding galactonate dehydratase, with translation MKITKLETFLVKPRWLFLKMHTDEGLIGLGEPILEGRARTCAQAVAELEPYLIGKDPRRVVHHWQAMYRHAFYRGGPILTSALSGVEQALWDLAGKAANMPIYEMLGGPLRDRIKMYKGTGGGGTPEQAAAAVKERKKQGFIAIKTGPAKIRPARIVETPAFIDHAVETFAAMREAGGPDFDIAIDFHGAISPQTAAILIKALEPYQPMFVEEPIQCQDIEGMAELARKTHLPIATGERIFTKWGFRDLLEKRACSIIQPDLSHAGGIFETRLIAGMAESYYAAVAPHCPLGPISLAACIQLDASIPNFLAQEHTMFGEDYLKEPFQFKDGYVELPKGPGLGIELDDDKMEDKIGHDWTNQRSLHPDDGSVVDW